A stretch of Crossiella cryophila DNA encodes these proteins:
- a CDS encoding M1 family metallopeptidase, whose protein sequence is MSGSSRRAAALLLVTASALTIGIAPASAAPTFTPGSPGVGDRLLPGLGNGGYDAEEYTVDFRFEPGVTTMAGRTTMTARATQNLSRFNLDFAGGVVHKVRVDGRRAEFRLEGEELVITPARPVRAGRGFAVEVEYTADRAAKVPSPVDETAGWSKLADGGFALWSQPDRAHMFFPVNDHPSDKARFTYRVDAPEGWTVLANGIRTGERTAGGRTVVTHRTVHPITSQVAQLAVGKFDLVTGTGPHGLPLRSAVTTGKVEQVRPALDRISGHLAWLEQRIGRPFPLETYGVLGLDGNRPMHTDALETATLSTFLTRSLTELEQTEPVMVHEAAHQWFGNSISFRSYEDVWLSEGFATYFGQLWEQEHGGTSVPDSLRRIYGADQEARTALGSIVVSNEPKGIFGLARAGGALVVYALRQAAGEQTFQRILQAFLDRHRDRTASTADFERVVTETAGPEIAGVLRDWLHSPTTPPMPGHPDWKPGS, encoded by the coding sequence ATGTCTGGCAGTTCCCGCCGGGCCGCCGCGCTGCTGCTCGTCACCGCCTCGGCGCTGACGATCGGCATCGCACCGGCCTCAGCCGCGCCCACCTTCACCCCCGGCTCCCCCGGCGTCGGGGACCGGCTGCTGCCGGGACTGGGCAACGGTGGTTACGACGCCGAGGAGTACACAGTGGACTTCCGGTTCGAGCCGGGCGTGACCACCATGGCCGGGCGCACCACGATGACCGCCAGGGCCACCCAGAACCTGTCGCGGTTCAACCTGGACTTCGCCGGGGGCGTGGTGCACAAGGTGCGGGTGGACGGGCGTCGCGCCGAGTTCCGCCTCGAGGGCGAGGAGCTGGTGATCACCCCGGCCCGGCCGGTGCGCGCGGGCCGGGGCTTCGCGGTCGAGGTCGAGTACACCGCCGACCGCGCCGCCAAGGTGCCCTCGCCGGTGGATGAGACCGCGGGCTGGAGCAAGCTCGCCGACGGCGGATTCGCGCTGTGGTCCCAGCCGGACCGGGCGCACATGTTCTTCCCGGTCAACGACCACCCCTCGGACAAGGCCCGGTTCACCTACCGGGTGGACGCGCCCGAGGGCTGGACCGTGCTGGCCAACGGCATCCGCACCGGCGAGCGCACCGCGGGCGGCCGGACCGTGGTCACCCACCGCACCGTGCACCCGATCACCAGCCAGGTCGCCCAGCTCGCCGTCGGCAAATTCGACCTGGTCACCGGCACCGGCCCGCACGGGCTGCCACTGCGCAGCGCGGTCACCACCGGCAAGGTGGAACAGGTGCGACCGGCGCTGGACCGGATCAGCGGGCACCTGGCCTGGCTGGAACAGCGCATCGGCCGCCCGTTCCCCCTGGAGACCTACGGCGTGCTCGGCCTGGACGGCAACCGGCCCATGCACACCGACGCCCTGGAGACCGCGACCCTGTCCACCTTCCTGACCAGGTCGCTCACCGAGCTGGAACAGACCGAACCGGTCATGGTGCACGAGGCCGCGCACCAGTGGTTCGGCAACTCGATCTCCTTCCGCTCCTACGAGGACGTGTGGCTCAGCGAGGGCTTCGCCACCTACTTCGGCCAGCTGTGGGAGCAGGAGCACGGCGGCACCTCCGTGCCGGACAGCCTGCGCCGGATCTACGGCGCCGACCAGGAGGCCAGGACCGCACTCGGTTCCATCGTGGTCTCCAACGAGCCCAAGGGGATCTTCGGACTGGCCAGGGCGGGCGGCGCGCTGGTGGTCTACGCACTGCGCCAGGCCGCGGGCGAACAGACCTTCCAGCGGATCCTGCAGGCCTTCCTGGACCGGCACCGGGACAGAACCGCCAGTACCGCGGACTTCGAGCGGGTGGTCACCGAGACCGCAGGCCCGGAGATCGCCGGGGTGCTGCGCGACTGGCTGCACAGCCCGACCACGCCGCCGATGCCGGGCCACCCGGACTGGAAACCGGGCAGCTGA
- a CDS encoding FKBP-type peptidyl-prolyl cis-trans isomerase, with amino-acid sequence MSLSLTISRARLLAAGAVTALGLLVAGCTPSEAPAGLEELAKANTTPSAAAASSSAATSAAGKPAGAPCTIDAFKVEGAANAKPTVTVPTDCSAPTTLLSKDITPGTGAGLKSGETVEAHYHLTTFSDRAFKQSSYDGGKTFTAPIGVGQVVKGWDQGLIGQKAGSRRLLVVPAELGYGAAGKGDIAPNETLIFVVDLVKITPGAGS; translated from the coding sequence GTGTCCCTTTCTCTGACGATCTCCCGGGCCCGCCTGCTGGCCGCGGGCGCGGTGACCGCGCTCGGCCTGCTGGTCGCCGGCTGCACCCCCAGCGAGGCGCCTGCCGGACTGGAAGAGCTGGCCAAGGCCAACACGACCCCGTCCGCGGCCGCGGCGAGCAGCTCCGCGGCCACCAGCGCCGCGGGCAAGCCCGCGGGCGCGCCCTGCACCATCGACGCCTTCAAGGTCGAGGGCGCGGCCAACGCCAAGCCCACGGTGACCGTGCCGACCGACTGCTCGGCGCCCACCACCCTGCTGTCCAAGGACATCACCCCTGGCACCGGCGCCGGGCTGAAGTCCGGTGAGACGGTCGAGGCGCACTACCACCTGACCACCTTCTCCGACCGCGCCTTCAAGCAGTCCTCCTACGACGGCGGCAAGACCTTCACCGCGCCCATCGGTGTCGGCCAGGTCGTCAAGGGCTGGGACCAGGGCCTGATCGGCCAGAAGGCGGGCTCCCGCCGGCTGCTCGTCGTCCCGGCCGAGCTGGGTTACGGCGCGGCGGGCAAGGGCGACATCGCGCCGAACGAGACCCTGATCTTCGTGGTCGACCTGGTCAAGATCACTCCGGGCGCCGGTTCCTGA
- a CDS encoding heme o synthase — protein sequence MSATLDAPAQRSLVRFKATFGAYVALTKPRIIELLLVTTIPAMLLAQRGIPSVWLVLTTLVGGTMAAGSANALNCVADADIDAVMKRTKARPLARHAVPTRNALIFGIVLGVASFAWLYATTNLLSAILAVAAILFYVLVYTMVLKRRTAQNIVWGGAAGCMPVVIGWSAVTNSVDWPAFVMFGVIFFWTPPHFWALAMKFKDDYAAAGVPMLPVVATPVQVAKQIVIYSWVMVAWSLLLAPATSWLYTGAAVLAGAWFLLLAHRLYNAVRDGEPANPMKLFHMSNTYLTAVFVVLAVDSAIGLPVLGLPF from the coding sequence ATGAGCGCCACCCTCGACGCGCCGGCGCAGCGCTCCCTGGTCAGGTTCAAGGCGACGTTCGGGGCGTATGTGGCCCTGACCAAGCCGCGGATCATCGAGCTGCTGCTGGTGACCACCATCCCGGCCATGCTGCTGGCCCAGCGCGGCATCCCGAGCGTGTGGCTGGTGCTGACCACCCTGGTCGGCGGCACCATGGCCGCCGGCAGCGCGAACGCGCTCAACTGCGTGGCCGACGCGGACATCGACGCGGTGATGAAGCGCACCAAGGCCCGGCCGCTGGCCCGGCACGCGGTGCCCACCCGCAACGCGCTGATCTTCGGCATCGTGCTCGGCGTGGCCAGCTTCGCCTGGCTGTACGCCACCACGAACCTGCTCTCCGCGATCCTGGCGGTGGCGGCGATCCTGTTCTACGTGCTCGTCTACACGATGGTGCTCAAGCGCCGCACGGCGCAGAACATCGTGTGGGGCGGCGCGGCCGGGTGCATGCCGGTGGTGATCGGCTGGTCCGCGGTGACCAACTCGGTGGACTGGCCGGCCTTCGTCATGTTCGGCGTGATCTTCTTCTGGACCCCGCCGCACTTCTGGGCCCTGGCGATGAAGTTCAAGGACGACTACGCGGCGGCCGGGGTGCCGATGCTGCCGGTGGTGGCCACGCCGGTGCAGGTGGCCAAGCAGATCGTCATCTACTCCTGGGTGATGGTGGCCTGGTCGCTGCTGCTCGCGCCCGCCACCAGCTGGCTGTACACGGGTGCGGCGGTGCTCGCCGGGGCCTGGTTCCTGCTGCTGGCGCACCGGCTCTACAACGCGGTGCGCGACGGCGAGCCGGCCAACCCGATGAAGTTGTTCCACATGTCGAACACCTATCTGACCGCGGTGTTCGTGGTGCTGGCCGTGGACTCGGCCATCGGGCTGCCGGTGCTCGGCCTGCCGTTCTGA
- a CDS encoding M6 family metalloprotease domain-containing protein, whose translation MQLRRRFRVSRTGALALAAALSVSMAGMASAAPADWGAPASLAPIDPQQWENPADMTWSDYKKPPGTDWANPAVKPTKRMFKGALVLVDYPDQEFAVTQPPKSTVFGNPTNLANNIPRAQVAQFYQDFLNKPGKVNNGHTINEYWMEDSGGRFGVDLKAFGAYRLPGKSYEYAMEFQGSGACPAGSSCNKDLRTDAGAAWRKDVGTEVPKGFDFVFFLSAGQDESGTWQEFGPMMFEKKEDVPDSFGPPDPNLPNWAKTRYVEWTSWKAAASIWPNAGGGSSTQAESSGQSVYAHEFSHILGIGDNYNNPFGNPPVRAYSGPWDMLSRGTFNGPGGTHTRWFIPPMAGASMGAQHMLRNKMKLGIVDEANVLRLDRGTLTTSGVAVATVTARSVQPGPTGLAGINVVMPGGDKAPACSQARDPLCDGRGYQNYTLEVVDRMGSDSFTPDSGVLLAKTKNADAAPFKWVVDANPQDINLVDYYKPDGTPVKVTIGDPRQLADALLKAGNGSKSIYEYTDTHNRLHFYVLDIKRDTRGVLSYTVAVRSLDGAGAHTRGVSLANARTGWVGRRGATACSFPLTNTGKASGNPAAHLRSDVYRLKAEVSGAGWQVQLPNSLATAKFGEKVDVAVNVERTTAQAIEAATVKLTAVSETDPSKTATATCTVLS comes from the coding sequence ATGCAGCTACGTCGCCGTTTCCGGGTCTCGCGCACCGGGGCCCTCGCGCTGGCCGCCGCGCTGTCGGTGTCCATGGCGGGCATGGCCAGCGCCGCACCGGCGGACTGGGGCGCGCCGGCCTCCCTCGCGCCGATCGACCCGCAGCAGTGGGAGAACCCCGCTGACATGACGTGGTCGGACTACAAGAAGCCGCCGGGCACCGACTGGGCGAACCCGGCGGTCAAGCCGACCAAGCGGATGTTCAAGGGCGCTCTCGTCCTCGTCGACTACCCGGACCAGGAGTTCGCGGTCACCCAGCCGCCGAAATCCACCGTGTTCGGCAACCCCACCAACCTGGCCAACAACATCCCGCGGGCCCAGGTGGCGCAGTTCTACCAGGACTTCCTCAACAAGCCCGGCAAGGTCAACAACGGGCACACCATCAACGAGTACTGGATGGAGGACTCCGGCGGGCGGTTCGGCGTCGACCTCAAGGCCTTCGGCGCGTACCGGCTGCCCGGCAAGTCCTACGAGTACGCGATGGAGTTCCAGGGCTCGGGCGCCTGCCCGGCCGGGTCCAGCTGCAACAAGGACCTGCGCACCGACGCGGGCGCGGCCTGGCGCAAGGACGTCGGCACCGAGGTGCCCAAGGGCTTCGACTTCGTCTTCTTCCTCTCCGCCGGTCAGGACGAGTCCGGGACCTGGCAGGAGTTCGGGCCGATGATGTTCGAGAAGAAGGAGGACGTGCCGGACTCCTTCGGTCCGCCCGACCCCAACCTGCCGAACTGGGCCAAGACCCGTTACGTGGAGTGGACCTCGTGGAAGGCCGCGGCCTCCATCTGGCCCAACGCCGGCGGCGGCTCCTCCACCCAGGCGGAAAGCTCCGGGCAGAGCGTGTACGCGCACGAGTTCAGCCACATCCTGGGCATCGGGGACAACTACAACAACCCCTTCGGCAACCCGCCGGTGCGCGCCTACAGCGGCCCGTGGGACATGCTCAGCCGCGGCACCTTCAACGGTCCGGGCGGCACGCACACCCGCTGGTTCATCCCGCCGATGGCCGGGGCGTCCATGGGCGCGCAGCACATGCTGCGCAACAAGATGAAGCTCGGCATCGTGGACGAGGCGAACGTGCTGCGGCTGGACCGGGGCACGCTGACCACCTCCGGGGTGGCGGTGGCCACGGTGACCGCCCGCTCGGTGCAGCCCGGTCCCACCGGACTGGCCGGGATCAACGTGGTCATGCCCGGCGGGGACAAGGCCCCGGCGTGCAGCCAGGCCCGTGATCCGCTCTGCGACGGCCGCGGCTACCAGAACTACACCCTGGAGGTCGTGGACCGGATGGGGTCGGACTCCTTCACCCCGGACAGCGGCGTGCTGCTGGCCAAGACGAAGAACGCCGACGCCGCCCCGTTCAAGTGGGTTGTCGACGCCAACCCGCAGGACATCAACCTGGTCGACTACTACAAGCCGGACGGCACCCCGGTGAAGGTGACCATCGGCGATCCGCGCCAGCTGGCCGACGCGCTGCTCAAGGCCGGCAACGGGTCCAAGTCGATCTATGAGTACACCGACACCCACAACCGGCTGCACTTCTACGTCCTCGACATCAAGCGGGACACCAGGGGCGTGCTCTCCTACACCGTCGCGGTCCGCTCCCTGGACGGCGCGGGCGCGCACACCCGAGGGGTGTCCCTGGCCAACGCGCGCACCGGCTGGGTCGGCCGCCGCGGCGCCACCGCCTGCTCCTTCCCGCTGACCAACACCGGCAAGGCCAGTGGCAACCCGGCCGCGCACCTGCGTTCGGACGTCTACCGGCTCAAGGCCGAGGTCAGCGGCGCGGGCTGGCAGGTCCAGCTGCCCAACTCCCTCGCGACGGCCAAGTTCGGCGAGAAGGTCGACGTGGCGGTGAACGTGGAACGCACCACCGCGCAGGCGATCGAGGCCGCCACGGTGAAGCTGACCGCGGTGTCCGAGACCGACCCGAGCAAGACCGCGACGGCGACGTGCACCGTCCTGTCCTGA
- a CDS encoding acyl-CoA dehydrogenase family protein, whose product MSEALRTAAEIADTVLFPAAAGVDAADRVPASHLDLLAEHGFYGLSTVDLPDYPSVLRLVETLAGGCLNTTFVWMQHHGPVMTLARSANEPLREKHLDDLIAGRARAGVAVGAAVRPGPPLLRAEPVEGGYLFDGSAPWVSGWDMIDTLHTAARDAQDVLVLALLDAVASDTVSVEPLDLLAVRASRTVTLTFTRHFVPAERIVHTVPQAEYLTGDAESQRFNGALALGIAGRAITLLGDAAGALPVQLEAARTQLHTAAPEDIAQARAVGSELALRAANACAVHHGSRSLLPGSDAQRLVREATFLLLFGSRPAIRTALLAKLTG is encoded by the coding sequence ATGAGCGAGGCGTTGCGCACCGCGGCCGAGATCGCCGACACCGTGCTGTTCCCGGCCGCGGCCGGGGTCGACGCGGCCGACCGGGTACCGGCGAGTCACCTGGACCTGTTGGCGGAGCACGGGTTCTACGGACTGTCCACAGTGGACCTACCCGATTATCCGTCGGTGCTGCGCCTGGTCGAGACCCTGGCCGGCGGCTGCCTGAACACCACCTTCGTCTGGATGCAGCACCACGGCCCGGTGATGACCCTGGCCCGCTCGGCCAACGAGCCGCTGCGCGAGAAACACCTCGACGACCTGATCGCCGGCCGGGCGCGGGCGGGTGTCGCGGTGGGCGCGGCGGTGCGCCCCGGCCCGCCGCTGCTGCGCGCCGAGCCGGTCGAGGGCGGCTACCTCTTCGACGGCAGCGCGCCCTGGGTGTCCGGCTGGGACATGATCGACACCCTGCACACCGCGGCGAGGGACGCCCAGGACGTGCTGGTCCTCGCACTGCTCGACGCCGTGGCGAGCGACACGGTCTCCGTCGAGCCCCTGGACCTGCTGGCCGTGCGGGCCAGCCGGACCGTCACCCTGACCTTCACCCGGCATTTCGTACCGGCGGAACGGATCGTGCACACCGTCCCGCAGGCCGAGTACCTGACCGGGGACGCCGAGTCCCAGCGGTTCAACGGGGCCCTCGCCCTGGGCATCGCGGGCCGCGCCATCACCCTGCTGGGCGACGCGGCAGGTGCCCTGCCCGTCCAACTCGAGGCCGCCCGCACGCAGTTGCACACCGCCGCGCCCGAGGACATCGCCCAGGCCCGCGCGGTCGGCTCCGAGCTGGCGCTGCGGGCCGCGAACGCCTGTGCCGTGCACCACGGCAGCAGGTCACTGCTGCCAGGCTCCGACGCCCAGCGCCTGGTCCGCGAGGCCACGTTCCTGCTGCTGTTCGGCTCCCGCCCGGCGATCCGCACCGCCCTGCTCGCCAAGCTCACCGGCTGA
- a CDS encoding isoaspartyl peptidase/L-asparaginase family protein, with protein sequence MRGRTIVSLTAAALLLVGPQSSALPEPPAPEPAAEQGRGPAPDARNVVLAVHGGAGGGLVRENTTPEVERAYRDGLTAALRAGEKVLRDKGNSVDAVEAAVKVLEDDPLFNAGKGAVFTEDAGHELDASIMRGRDLAAGAVAGVRNVRNPISAARLVMEKSKHVLLAGEGADDFAARNGLPTVTQDHYWTQARWDQLMKAKNPATRDLADPQAHGTVGAVALDRARDLAAATSTGGLTNKMTGRIGDSPVIGAGTYARNDTAAVSATGAGEVFIRGAAAGTISNLVEFGRRSLAEATFEVVVRRLPALGGAGGVIALNRAGEFDAPHSTPGMLHGYLTADGRVVTKVFLDETPANR encoded by the coding sequence ATGCGAGGACGAACCATCGTGTCGCTGACCGCCGCCGCCCTGCTGCTGGTCGGCCCGCAGAGCAGCGCCCTGCCCGAACCGCCGGCGCCCGAACCCGCGGCGGAGCAGGGGCGCGGACCGGCCCCGGACGCGCGGAACGTGGTGCTGGCCGTGCACGGCGGCGCGGGCGGCGGCCTGGTCCGCGAGAACACCACCCCCGAGGTGGAACGCGCCTACCGGGACGGCCTCACCGCTGCCTTGCGGGCGGGGGAGAAGGTGTTGCGGGACAAGGGGAACAGTGTGGACGCGGTCGAGGCCGCGGTGAAGGTGCTCGAGGACGACCCGTTGTTCAACGCGGGCAAGGGCGCGGTGTTCACCGAGGACGCCGGGCATGAGCTGGACGCCTCGATCATGCGTGGGCGGGACCTGGCCGCCGGGGCGGTCGCCGGGGTGCGCAACGTGCGCAACCCGATCTCCGCGGCCCGCCTGGTGATGGAGAAGTCCAAGCACGTGCTGCTCGCTGGGGAGGGCGCGGACGATTTCGCCGCCCGCAACGGCCTGCCCACGGTCACCCAGGACCACTACTGGACCCAGGCCCGCTGGGACCAGTTGATGAAGGCCAAGAACCCGGCCACCAGGGACCTGGCCGACCCGCAGGCCCACGGCACGGTCGGCGCGGTCGCCCTGGACCGGGCCCGCGACCTGGCCGCGGCCACCTCCACCGGCGGGCTGACCAACAAGATGACCGGCCGGATCGGCGACTCGCCGGTGATCGGCGCGGGCACCTACGCGCGCAACGACACCGCCGCGGTCAGCGCCACCGGCGCCGGTGAGGTGTTCATCAGGGGCGCGGCCGCGGGCACCATCTCGAACCTGGTCGAGTTCGGGCGGCGGTCACTGGCCGAGGCCACCTTCGAGGTGGTGGTGCGGCGGCTGCCCGCGCTCGGCGGCGCCGGCGGCGTGATCGCGCTCAACCGGGCAGGCGAGTTCGACGCGCCGCACAGCACCCCCGGCATGCTGCACGGATACCTGACCGCGGATGGCCGGGTCGTCACCAAGGTGTTCCTGGACGAGACCCCGGCCAACCGCTGA
- a CDS encoding EF-hand domain-containing protein — MASDPTIQDANLGKIFDALDVTKDGIISAADFTALAEGVVAQLVPDAEEHRRQDITTSFLGWWAQIERDADADGDGQVSREEFITATEAGLAGNPEYLDEAYAKLAETVFEALDRNGDGEISRDEYIALYLSAEVSAEIAATAFERIDQNGDGVIDYAEFRAALQELFTTSDSAAPGAGLLG; from the coding sequence GTGGCGAGTGATCCAACAATTCAGGACGCCAACCTCGGCAAGATTTTCGACGCGCTCGACGTCACCAAGGACGGGATCATCTCCGCCGCGGATTTCACCGCGCTGGCCGAGGGGGTGGTCGCCCAGCTCGTGCCCGACGCGGAGGAACACCGCAGGCAGGACATCACGACCTCGTTCCTCGGCTGGTGGGCCCAGATCGAACGGGACGCCGACGCCGACGGGGACGGCCAGGTCAGCAGGGAGGAGTTCATCACCGCCACCGAGGCGGGGCTGGCGGGTAATCCGGAATACCTCGACGAGGCATATGCCAAGCTCGCGGAAACGGTGTTCGAGGCGCTCGACCGCAATGGCGACGGCGAGATCAGCCGGGACGAGTACATCGCCCTGTACCTCTCGGCGGAGGTGAGCGCCGAGATCGCGGCCACGGCGTTCGAGCGAATCGATCAGAACGGCGACGGTGTCATCGACTACGCCGAGTTCCGGGCAGCCTTGCAGGAACTGTTCACCACTTCCGACTCCGCTGCCCCCGGGGCCGGACTGCTCGGCTGA
- a CDS encoding elongation factor G: MSARTINLGILAHVDAGKTSLTERLLHAAGVIDRLGRVDDGDTQTDSLALERQRGITIKSAVVSFALGDTTVNLIDTPGHPDFIAEVERVLCVLDGAVLVVSAVEGVQAQTRVLLRALRRLGIPTLIFVNKVDRRGASLDRVLRQITERLSPSVLAMGSAERAGGHDAGYVPWAATDPGFRTRLVDLLAGHDDTLLADYVTDPDSVSGQRLRAALVSQTRQALVHPVYAGSAVTGAGVDALIEGIRELLPADPGDPHAPTAGTVFKVDRGPAGEKLAYVRLFAGTIRVRERLDFGRDRQGKVTGISVFDQGAAVPADSVRAGRIGLLRGLDEIRIGDPVGRPHPRSASRPQFAPPTLETVVLPSDPRDRGALHQALTRLAEADPLINLRRDETRQEIAVSLYGEVQKEVIEATLAAESGLAVEFRETTTLCLEGVRGTGSALEVMGAGNPFFATVGLRVDPGPPGSGPRFGYETELGALPLAFFTAIEDTVLTTLGQGLHGWPVTDCLVTLTQSGFSSVHSTAGDFRSLTPLVLMAALRQAGTEVLEPLHRFELDLPADALTAVRPALARLDAVPGETTPHGATYRLAGELPAANVHALQRQLPGLTHGEGVLDCAFAGHRPVRGRIPERPRTDHNPLDRKEYLLHLRRRV; the protein is encoded by the coding sequence TTGTCGGCACGCACGATCAATCTGGGCATCCTGGCGCACGTCGACGCCGGTAAGACCAGCCTCACCGAGCGGCTGCTGCACGCCGCCGGGGTCATCGACCGGCTCGGCCGGGTCGACGACGGCGACACCCAGACCGACTCCCTGGCCCTGGAACGCCAGCGCGGGATCACCATCAAATCCGCGGTGGTCTCCTTCGCACTCGGCGACACCACGGTCAACCTGATCGACACCCCCGGTCACCCGGATTTCATCGCCGAGGTGGAGCGGGTGCTGTGCGTGCTCGACGGGGCCGTGCTGGTGGTCTCCGCGGTGGAGGGTGTGCAGGCGCAGACCCGGGTGCTGCTGCGGGCGCTGCGGCGGCTCGGCATCCCGACGCTGATCTTCGTGAACAAGGTCGACCGGCGCGGTGCGAGCCTGGACCGGGTGCTGCGGCAGATCACCGAGCGGCTCTCGCCCTCGGTGCTGGCCATGGGCTCGGCCGAACGGGCCGGTGGTCACGATGCCGGTTATGTGCCGTGGGCCGCGACCGATCCCGGGTTCCGGACCCGTCTGGTCGACCTGCTGGCCGGCCACGACGACACCCTCCTCGCCGACTACGTAACCGACCCGGACTCGGTGTCCGGTCAGCGGCTGCGCGCCGCACTGGTCAGCCAGACCCGGCAGGCCCTGGTGCACCCGGTGTACGCCGGATCCGCGGTCACTGGCGCCGGGGTGGACGCGCTGATCGAGGGCATCCGCGAGCTACTGCCCGCCGACCCCGGCGATCCGCACGCACCCACCGCCGGGACCGTGTTCAAGGTCGACCGCGGCCCGGCCGGGGAGAAACTGGCCTACGTGCGGCTGTTCGCCGGGACCATCCGGGTCCGGGAACGCCTGGACTTCGGCCGGGACCGGCAGGGCAAGGTCACCGGGATCAGCGTGTTCGACCAGGGCGCCGCCGTGCCCGCGGACTCGGTGCGCGCGGGCCGGATCGGGCTGCTGCGCGGCCTGGACGAGATCCGCATCGGCGACCCGGTCGGACGCCCGCACCCGCGCTCCGCGTCGCGGCCGCAGTTCGCCCCGCCCACCCTGGAAACCGTGGTGCTGCCGAGTGATCCGCGCGACCGGGGCGCGTTGCACCAGGCCCTCACCCGGCTCGCCGAGGCCGATCCGCTGATCAACCTGCGCCGGGACGAGACCCGCCAGGAGATCGCGGTCTCCCTCTACGGCGAGGTGCAGAAGGAGGTCATCGAGGCCACCCTGGCCGCCGAGTCCGGGCTCGCGGTGGAGTTCCGGGAGACCACCACGCTCTGCCTGGAAGGCGTGCGCGGCACCGGATCGGCCCTGGAGGTGATGGGTGCGGGCAACCCGTTCTTCGCCACCGTCGGCCTGCGGGTCGACCCAGGACCACCCGGTTCCGGACCGCGGTTCGGCTACGAGACCGAACTGGGCGCGCTGCCACTGGCCTTCTTCACCGCGATCGAGGACACCGTGCTGACCACCCTCGGCCAGGGGCTGCACGGCTGGCCGGTCACCGACTGCCTGGTCACGCTCACCCAGTCCGGGTTCTCCAGCGTGCACAGCACCGCGGGGGACTTCCGGTCGCTGACCCCGCTGGTGCTGATGGCCGCACTGCGCCAGGCCGGGACCGAGGTCCTCGAACCCCTGCACCGGTTCGAACTGGACCTCCCGGCCGACGCCCTCACCGCGGTCCGCCCGGCCCTGGCCCGCCTGGACGCGGTACCCGGCGAGACCACCCCCCACGGCGCCACCTACCGCCTGGCAGGCGAGCTTCCAGCGGCCAATGTCCATGCACTGCAACGACAACTCCCCGGCCTCACGCACGGCGAAGGCGTCCTGGACTGCGCCTTCGCCGGACACCGCCCGGTCCGCGGCCGGATCCCGGAACGGCCACGCACCGACCACAACCCCCTGGACCGCAAGGAGTACCTGCTACACCTACGCCGCCGAGTCTGA
- a CDS encoding TlpA family protein disulfide reductase, with protein sequence MRTTLALLLALLLAACTAAPPPAPVRGGSAALPGPLPSGVTFRPPPPEAAAAPDFTVPLTDGAKVTASALWKDRPLVVVFFSSWCAKCGSEQAKLTELATTYQDKVVFLGVAARDTEADLRGYLDKHQVPYPVGLDDQQQTIGRGYALAEPPLLAVVAPGGVLIKGLTSANAVGDALRQLVG encoded by the coding sequence GTGAGAACCACCCTGGCCCTGCTGCTCGCCCTGCTCCTGGCCGCCTGCACCGCCGCTCCCCCGCCCGCCCCGGTACGCGGCGGATCCGCGGCGCTGCCGGGGCCACTGCCTTCCGGGGTCACCTTCCGCCCGCCGCCCCCGGAGGCCGCGGCCGCGCCGGACTTCACCGTGCCGCTCACCGACGGCGCCAAGGTCACCGCCTCGGCGCTGTGGAAAGACCGGCCCCTGGTGGTGGTGTTCTTCAGTTCGTGGTGTGCCAAGTGCGGCAGCGAACAGGCCAAGCTCACCGAGCTGGCCACCACCTACCAGGACAAGGTGGTCTTCCTCGGCGTGGCCGCCAGGGACACCGAGGCCGATCTGCGCGGCTACCTGGACAAACACCAGGTGCCCTATCCGGTCGGGCTGGACGACCAGCAGCAGACGATCGGCCGTGGCTACGCGCTGGCCGAACCGCCGCTGCTGGCCGTGGTGGCCCCCGGCGGCGTCCTGATCAAGGGACTGACCTCGGCGAACGCCGTCGGGGACGCGCTGCGGCAGTTAGTCGGCTGA